From one Cyanobacterium stanieri PCC 7202 genomic stretch:
- a CDS encoding hypothetical protein (KEGG: cyc:PCC7424_3354 hypothetical protein~SPTR: Putative uncharacterized protein) has translation MATIEKLQPATKADTLMYQPYYSKEQHETLPYALGLYQQGYLEGERVIDGSESIPFVAIWYVSRLPSELTRCRLQFDGSADLSYEINLSNSEFVQYLILLIKNFQSSRKTDFSQKFYRKLLRLDEE, from the coding sequence ATGGCTACCATTGAAAAGTTACAACCTGCAACTAAGGCGGATACTTTGATGTATCAACCCTATTATTCCAAAGAACAACACGAAACACTACCCTATGCCCTAGGATTGTACCAACAAGGATATTTAGAAGGAGAGAGAGTTATTGATGGCAGTGAGAGTATTCCTTTTGTGGCAATTTGGTATGTTTCTCGTTTACCTTCAGAGTTGACTAGATGTCGTTTGCAGTTTGATGGCAGTGCGGATTTAAGTTACGAAATAAATCTTTCTAATTCTGAATTTGTACAGTATTTAATTCTTTTAATTAAGAATTTTCAATCGTCTCGAAAAACAGATTTTTCCCAGAAATTTTACCGCAAATTATTACGTCTTGATGAGGAATAA
- a CDS encoding rod shape-determining protein MreB (PFAM: MreB/Mbl protein~TIGRFAM: cell shape determining protein, MreB/Mrl family~COGs: COG1077 Actin-like ATPase involved in cell morphogenesis~InterPro IPR004753~KEGG: ter:Tery_1150 rod shape-determining protein MreB~PFAM: cell shape determining protein MreB/Mrl~SPTR: Rod shape-determining protein MreB;~TIGRFAM: cell shape determining protein, MreB/Mrl family) yields the protein MGFFDRFSESQDMGIDLGTANTLIYVPGKDIVLNEPSVIAVDIEKQLTVAVGEDARNMLGRTPASIKTIRPLKDGVITDVKVTEMMLREFIRKVKGNNSLTRSRIIIGVPSGITSVERKAVEEAMESSGSGGIENIEFIDEPVAAAIGAGLPVEEAVGSMIVDIGGGTTEVAVLSYQGIVYSDSVRVAGDEISDSITRHLKKVYNLIIGERTAEQIKIELGSAYPGDHDQKEMEIRGLYMVSGLPKTVTINAEEIRDCISEPVGVIVEAIKKTLERTPPELAGDIIDRGIMLAGGGALLRGIDSLITNETGIVTHVAPNPLQCVVYGTGKVLEDYERLARTSKKKS from the coding sequence ATGGGGTTTTTTGATCGTTTTTCTGAATCTCAAGACATGGGCATTGACTTAGGTACAGCCAATACCCTCATTTATGTTCCCGGTAAAGATATTGTTTTAAATGAACCCTCTGTTATTGCGGTGGACATCGAGAAACAGTTAACCGTTGCCGTCGGTGAAGATGCCCGAAATATGTTAGGACGCACCCCCGCTTCTATCAAAACTATCCGTCCCCTCAAAGATGGAGTCATCACCGATGTGAAAGTAACAGAAATGATGCTCAGGGAATTTATTCGTAAAGTAAAAGGTAACAACTCCCTTACCCGTTCTCGGATTATTATCGGTGTACCTAGTGGTATTACATCCGTTGAAAGAAAAGCTGTGGAGGAAGCCATGGAAAGTTCTGGTTCGGGGGGCATTGAAAATATTGAGTTTATCGATGAACCTGTGGCGGCGGCCATTGGGGCAGGTTTACCTGTCGAGGAAGCGGTAGGTAGTATGATTGTGGATATTGGTGGTGGTACTACAGAAGTAGCAGTATTGAGCTATCAGGGCATTGTTTACAGTGATTCTGTAAGGGTTGCAGGGGACGAAATCAGTGATTCTATTACCCGTCATCTCAAAAAAGTATATAACCTGATCATCGGCGAGCGCACCGCAGAGCAGATTAAAATTGAACTAGGTTCTGCCTATCCGGGGGATCATGATCAAAAGGAAATGGAAATCAGGGGTTTATATATGGTAAGTGGTTTACCAAAAACCGTCACCATTAATGCTGAGGAAATTAGAGATTGCATTTCTGAGCCTGTGGGGGTGATTGTGGAGGCAATTAAGAAAACCTTAGAAAGAACTCCTCCCGAATTAGCAGGTGATATTATAGATAGAGGCATTATGTTAGCAGGAGGAGGTGCTTTGTTGCGAGGTATTGATAGTTTGATTACCAATGAAACTGGCATTGTAACTCATGTTGCCCCTAATCCTTTACAGTGCGTGGTTTATGGTACTGGCAAGGTATTGGAAGATTATGAAAGATTGGCAAGGACTAGCAAGAAAAAATCTTAA
- a CDS encoding Rod shape-determining protein MreC (PFAM: rod shape-determining protein MreC~TIGRFAM: rod shape-determining protein MreC~COGs: COG1792 Cell shape-determining protein~InterPro IPR007221~KEGG: cyh:Cyan8802_4169 rod shape-determining protein MreC~PFAM: Rod shape-determining protein MreC~SPTR: Rod shape-determining protein MreC), with amino-acid sequence MKIIRRWWHKNSSQLIWGLIALAIAFLIYLTQGALINETLYRISSIFRYDISAEQERLYGDRTIQQLENEINLLRTQNQELRDIVNYQNQNPENLITARIIGRSPDSWWQIVTLDAGSNQGIQEDDPVIAIGGLVGRITGVTPNTSRVLLLSDYNSRVGATLNRTGYQGFVKGQSTQIGIMEFYEKVTDVQEGDFITTSNISTLFPPDIPIGKVVSINLNRSPAPEAEIEFTSPMDFLNWVMVMTN; translated from the coding sequence GTGAAAATAATTCGGCGCTGGTGGCACAAAAATAGTAGTCAGTTGATTTGGGGTTTGATAGCCTTGGCGATCGCATTTTTAATTTATCTAACCCAAGGGGCATTAATTAATGAAACCCTTTATCGTATTTCTTCTATTTTTCGTTATGACATCAGTGCAGAACAAGAAAGATTATATGGCGATCGCACCATTCAACAATTAGAAAACGAAATTAACCTATTAAGAACCCAAAACCAAGAATTAAGAGACATAGTTAACTACCAAAACCAAAATCCAGAAAACCTAATCACCGCAAGAATTATCGGCAGAAGTCCCGATTCTTGGTGGCAAATAGTAACCCTCGATGCAGGTTCAAATCAAGGTATCCAAGAAGATGATCCCGTCATCGCCATTGGTGGCTTGGTGGGAAGAATTACAGGAGTAACCCCCAACACCAGCCGAGTTTTATTGTTAAGTGATTATAATAGCCGAGTGGGTGCCACCCTCAACCGCACGGGTTATCAAGGGTTTGTCAAAGGGCAGTCAACCCAAATCGGAATTATGGAATTTTATGAAAAAGTAACCGACGTGCAAGAAGGAGACTTTATCACCACCTCCAACATCAGTACCCTTTTTCCTCCTGATATTCCCATCGGCAAAGTAGTTTCTATCAATCTCAATCGTAGTCCAGCCCCCGAGGCAGAAATCGAATTTACCTCCCCCATGGACTTTTTAAACTGGGTCATGGTAATGACTAATTGA
- a CDS encoding tRNA-U16,U17-dihydrouridine synthase (PFAM: Dihydrouridine synthase (Dus)~TIGRFAM: tRNA dihydrouridine synthase A~COGs: COG0042 tRNA-dihydrouridine synthase~InterPro IPR018517:IPR001269:IPR004653~KEGG: cyt:cce_3017 tRNA-dihydrouridine synthase A~PFAM: dihydrouridine synthase DuS~SPTR: Dihydrouridine synthase TIM-barrel protein yjbN;~TIGRFAM: TIM-barrel protein, yjbN family), with the protein MVITSPPPYLVSVAPMMDYSDRHFRYIMRQMTKKSLLYTEMINSQAIIHGDRPKLLNFSPAEKPVAIQLGGDNPQQLAECAKIVEDWGYDEINLNVGCPSARVQSGNFGACLMAQPHKVAQCIAAMNQAVNIPVTVKHRIGIDDQDSYEQMANFVKIVAQAGCQRFVVHARKAWLQGLSPKENRHIPPLRYEDVYRLKRDFPHLIIEINGGITTLEQIKAQFPLVDGVMIGRVACDNPYLLASIDQEIYGDDTPIPTREEVIESVLDYVDFWGDRHVKLNSIMRHLLQIFAGQPGTKIWKRHLTENGYNPEANSQLVREALALRESKITNSIY; encoded by the coding sequence ATGGTCATTACTTCCCCACCTCCTTATCTTGTCAGTGTCGCCCCGATGATGGATTATAGCGATCGCCATTTTCGTTATATCATGCGCCAGATGACCAAAAAAAGCCTACTCTATACGGAGATGATCAACTCCCAAGCTATTATACATGGCGATCGCCCCAAATTACTCAACTTCTCCCCCGCAGAAAAACCCGTCGCCATCCAACTAGGGGGAGATAACCCCCAACAACTGGCTGAATGTGCCAAAATAGTCGAAGATTGGGGCTATGACGAAATAAATTTAAATGTGGGTTGCCCTAGTGCCAGAGTGCAAAGTGGTAATTTTGGAGCCTGTTTGATGGCACAACCCCATAAAGTTGCCCAATGTATCGCAGCGATGAATCAAGCTGTTAATATTCCAGTTACCGTTAAACATCGTATTGGTATTGATGACCAAGATAGTTACGAACAGATGGCAAACTTTGTTAAAATCGTTGCCCAGGCAGGATGTCAAAGGTTTGTTGTCCATGCCAGAAAAGCATGGTTACAAGGTTTAAGCCCGAAAGAAAACCGTCATATTCCTCCCTTGCGTTATGAGGATGTCTATCGCCTCAAACGGGATTTTCCCCATCTGATTATCGAAATCAACGGCGGTATTACTACCCTAGAACAAATCAAAGCCCAATTTCCTCTGGTTGACGGGGTGATGATAGGGCGAGTTGCCTGTGATAACCCCTATCTATTAGCGAGTATTGACCAAGAAATTTATGGGGATGATACCCCCATTCCTACCCGAGAGGAAGTCATTGAAAGTGTCCTTGATTATGTCGATTTTTGGGGCGATCGCCATGTAAAATTAAATAGTATTATGCGTCATCTGTTGCAAATTTTTGCAGGACAACCGGGGACAAAAATTTGGAAACGTCACCTAACAGAAAATGGTTATAATCCCGAAGCAAATTCTCAGCTAGTCAGGGAAGCCTTAGCCTTGAGAGAATCAAAAATAACTAACAGTATTTATTAA
- a CDS encoding DNA replication and repair protein RecO (PFAM: Recombination protein O C terminal; Recombination protein O N terminal~TIGRFAM: DNA repair protein RecO~COGs: COG1381 Recombinational DNA repair protein (RecF pathway)~InterPro IPR003717~KEGG: cyc:PCC7424_2832 DNA repair protein RecO~PFAM: Recombination protein O RecO~SPTR: DNA repair protein RecO;~TIGRFAM: DNA repair protein RecO), translated as MSQTYQTIGIILKQNPFKENDLLVTIFSPEYGLIKAIAPGARKYKSSLRGRIQPLVINEFLIIKGKSLDRLIQAETKQSYPKLSLNLGKLTISQYLAEIVLNLALEEQPQNELYDSLNHHLKTLENLDNNLSLYPYLCQGIFDLLTITGIAPEVNSCLITDNPLIPNFHQSHWQVGFSFSNGGLMQLSAIHHNQKIYINAKVNALELSFIQCLCHGLLDQILPTEKYSESIVNQAWINIEKILKNYLEFYLGHSLKSAAMIDFALNYQSPIPS; from the coding sequence ATGAGTCAAACTTATCAGACTATTGGCATAATACTTAAGCAAAATCCCTTCAAAGAAAACGACTTATTAGTAACCATTTTTTCCCCCGAATATGGATTAATAAAGGCGATCGCCCCAGGGGCAAGAAAATATAAATCAAGCCTAAGAGGGAGAATACAACCCCTAGTAATTAACGAATTTTTAATCATCAAAGGAAAAAGTTTAGATAGATTAATTCAAGCCGAAACAAAACAATCATATCCAAAATTAAGCCTAAATTTAGGTAAATTAACCATCAGTCAATATTTAGCAGAAATAGTCCTTAACTTAGCCCTAGAAGAACAACCACAAAACGAATTATATGACAGCCTCAATCACCACTTAAAAACCTTAGAAAACCTCGATAACAATCTTTCCCTTTACCCTTACCTATGTCAAGGAATATTCGATCTTCTGACCATTACAGGTATCGCCCCAGAGGTTAACTCCTGCCTCATCACCGACAACCCCCTAATACCCAACTTTCATCAATCCCACTGGCAAGTAGGATTTAGCTTTAGTAACGGCGGTTTAATGCAATTATCCGCCATCCATCACAATCAAAAAATATATATCAATGCCAAAGTAAACGCCCTAGAACTATCATTTATTCAATGCCTATGCCATGGATTACTAGATCAAATTCTACCCACAGAAAAATATTCAGAATCAATCGTTAATCAGGCTTGGATAAACATTGAAAAAATCCTCAAAAACTACCTTGAGTTTTATCTAGGGCATTCCCTCAAATCTGCCGCTATGATTGATTTTGCCCTTAACTATCAAAGCCCCATCCCTTCTTAG